One stretch of Flavobacterium sp. 9 DNA includes these proteins:
- a CDS encoding DUF2141 domain-containing protein gives MTKIITIITLFICSLLSAQNVKLTVTVSGLKNDTGIVKVGLYNSDGTFLKTTYKSLTSEIKNNQVVVTFDNLPTGEYAISTYHDENNNGKLDRNSMGIPSEAYAASNNARGFMGPPSYKDAKFVVDKDSKIEITL, from the coding sequence ATGACCAAAATTATTACAATAATCACATTATTTATTTGCAGTTTATTGTCTGCTCAAAATGTAAAATTAACTGTTACTGTTTCAGGTTTAAAAAATGATACAGGAATTGTAAAAGTAGGTTTGTACAACTCAGATGGTACATTTCTTAAAACGACTTATAAAAGTCTTACTTCTGAAATTAAAAATAACCAAGTAGTTGTAACGTTTGATAATCTTCCGACAGGAGAATATGCAATTTCAACGTATCACGATGAAAACAATAACGGAAAACTGGATAGAAATTCGATGGGAATACCTTCTGAAGCTTATGCAGCGTCAAACAATGCCAGAGGATTTATGGGACCTCCTTCTTATAAAGATGCTAAATTTGTTGTCGATAAAGATTCAAAAATTGAAATAACATTATAA